Proteins from a genomic interval of Sporolactobacillus sp. Y61:
- a CDS encoding MarR family transcriptional regulator, translating into MKEKSADHYSEKRKKTGLELWMTLSQVYHIQANAYSRFLQKWEISLPQYELLVQIERKRRLSQKELAAQLSVSKGNITQLLGRLEKLGYVTREKEWKTKYVSLTEKGHALYASIIPEQRVFLASQFHTLSRKDQKALIKLLKNIKGASDEDTIK; encoded by the coding sequence GTGAAGGAAAAGTCAGCGGATCATTATTCTGAAAAACGGAAAAAGACCGGACTGGAACTGTGGATGACGTTATCACAGGTCTACCATATTCAGGCAAATGCCTATAGCAGATTTCTTCAGAAATGGGAAATATCACTCCCTCAATACGAACTTCTGGTTCAGATTGAGAGGAAACGGCGCCTGTCCCAGAAAGAACTTGCCGCACAACTGTCTGTATCAAAAGGGAATATTACACAGCTACTTGGCCGACTGGAGAAATTGGGTTATGTTACGCGTGAAAAGGAATGGAAAACAAAATATGTTTCACTGACTGAAAAAGGCCATGCACTGTATGCATCAATTATTCCCGAACAACGGGTTTTCCTTGCTTCTCAATTTCATACCCTGTCAAGAAAAGATCAAAAAGCACTGATAAAATTATTGAAAAATATTAAAGGGGCCAGCGATGAGGATACAATAAAATAA
- a CDS encoding helix-turn-helix domain-containing protein, with translation MTQSKNSTAEHYQQLTPEERGVIEAYLNAGQSKAEISRLLHRSRSSISREIRRGRVQQRNYDYLFVYRYYADTSQLFHERARQKCHSKGLEERCWLFFKMFTKALGYASAAELIVTALAS, from the coding sequence ATGACCCAATCTAAGAATAGCACTGCCGAGCATTACCAACAACTCACACCAGAAGAAAGAGGCGTAATTGAAGCGTATTTGAACGCTGGTCAGTCAAAAGCCGAAATCAGCCGTCTGCTTCATCGCAGTCGCAGTAGCATCTCTCGCGAAATCAGACGGGGCAGGGTTCAACAGCGTAATTATGACTACCTCTTTGTTTATCGATACTACGCTGACACCAGCCAGCTCTTTCATGAACGGGCCCGTCAAAAGTGCCATTCTAAGGGCTTAGAAGAACGCTGCTGGTTGTTCTTCAAGATGTTCACAAAGGCGCTCGGCTATGCTAGCGCCGCCGAGCTTATTGTGACCGCGCTGGCGAGCTAG